The DNA sequence GACCATCCGCACGGCGGCGGCGAGGGCAAGTCGAAGGGAGGCCGGCACCCGGTCACCCCGTGGGGCGTGCCGACGCTCGGGAAGCGCACGCGCCGCAAGCACAAGGAGTCGAACAAGCTGATCGTCCGCGCCAGGCGGCGCGGCAAGGAGGGTCGTCGCTAGTGAGTAGATCCAGCAAGAAGGGGCCGTTCGTCGAGCAGCGCCTGCTCGACCGCATCGGCAAGATGAACGACGGCGGCCAGAAGACGATGATCCGCACCTGGTCGCGGACGTCGACGATCTTCCCGGAGATGGTCGGCCACAC is a window from the Candidatus Binatia bacterium genome containing:
- the rplB gene encoding 50S ribosomal protein L2 (one of the primary rRNA-binding proteins; required for association of the 30S and 50S subunits to form the 70S ribosome, for tRNA binding and peptide bond formation) codes for the protein DHPHGGGEGKSKGGRHPVTPWGVPTLGKRTRRKHKESNKLIVRARRRGKEGRR
- the rpsS gene encoding 30S ribosomal protein S19; translated protein: MSRSSKKGPFVEQRLLDRIGKMNDGGQKTMIRTWSRTSTIFPEMVGHTIAVHDGRKHVPVFISEQMVGHKLGEFAPTRTFRGHSGDRAAKVKR